Proteins encoded together in one Erinaceus europaeus chromosome 11, mEriEur2.1, whole genome shotgun sequence window:
- the PDZK1 gene encoding Na(+)/H(+) exchange regulatory cofactor NHE-RF3 encodes MASTFNPRECNLSKQEGQSYGFFLRIEKDTDGHLVRLVEKGSPAEKGGLQDGDRVLRINGVFVDKEEHMKVADLVRKSGNSVTLLVLDGDSYENAIKKQVDLEELGQSQKESSLNEKKPPPVMNGAVQTWTQPRLCYLVKEGSSYGFSLKTVQGKKGVYMTDITPQGVAMKAGVLDDDHVIEVNGENVEDASHEQVVEKVKKSGSRIMFLLVDKDTEKRNSEQKIQFKRETASLKLLPHQPRIVAMKKGSNGYGFYLRAGPEQKGQIIKDIDPGSPAEEADLKNNDLVVAVNGQCVESLDHDSVVEMIRKGGEETSLLVVDKETDNIYKLARFSPFLYYQSQELPNGSVKEAPALIPAPLEASSPDTTEEVGDHKPKLCRLVKGENGYGFHLNAIRGQPGSFVKEVQKGGPADLAGLEDEDTVIEVNGANMQDEPYEKVVDRIQSSGKTVTLLVCGKKTYDYFQAKKIPIVSSMADPLPASPDSKEGAPGMSDYDSHVTKPRANSTASHSSSSSEDTEM; translated from the exons ATGGCTTCCACTTTCAACCCTCGAGAATGTAACCTGTCTAAGCAAGAAGGGCAGAGTTATGGCTTTTTCCTGAGAATTGAGAAGGACACAGATGGCCACCTGGTCCGGCTAGTTGAGAAGGGTAGCCCCGCTGagaagggtggcctccaggatgGAGACAGAGTTCTGAGGATCAACGGTGTCTTtgtggacaaggaagagcatatGAAG gTTGCAGACCTGGTCAGAAAGAGCGGGAATTCGGTGACTTTACTAGTTCTGGATGGTGATTCCTATGAGAATGCCATAAAAAAGCAGGTAGACTTGGAAGAGTTGGGCCAAAGTCAAAAGGAGTCCAGTTTGAATGAGAAGAAGCCACCCCCTGTGATGAACGGGGCCGTGCAGACGTGGACCCAGCCGCGGCTCTGCTACCTGGTGAAGGAGGGCAGTAGCTATGGCTTCTCTCTGAAAACTGTCCAGG GTAAAAAAGGGGTGTACATGACAGATATTACACCGCAGGGTGTGGCTATGAAAGCTGGTGTCCTGGATGACGATCATGTGATTGAAGTAAATGGAGAGAATGTAGAAGACGCCAGCCATGAGCAAGTGGTTGAAAAG GTGAAGAAGTCAGGGAGCCGAATCATGTTCCTGCTGGTGGACAAAGACACTGAGAAGCGCAACAGTGAGCAGAAGATACAATTTAAAAGAGAAACAGCTAGTTTGAAGTTGCTGCCCCATCAGCCCCGGATTGTGGCGATGAAGAAGGGAAGCAATGGCTATGGTTTCTACTTGCGGGCAGGCCCTGAACAGAAGG GTCAAATCATAAAGGACATAGATCCTGGAAGTCCAGCAGAGGAGGCTGACTTGAAGAACAACGATCTGGTAGTTGCTGTCAATGGTCAATGTGTGGAATCCCTCGATCATGACAGTGTGGTGGAGATGattagaaagggaggagaggagacttCACTGTTGGTGGTAGACAAAGAGACGGACAACATCTATAAACTG gctcgtttttctccatttctctattatCAAAGTCAAGAACTGCCAAATGGTTCTGTCAAGGAGGCTCCAGCTCTTATTCCTGCTCCCCTGGAGGCCTCAAGTCCAGACACTACAGAGGAAGTAGGCGATCATAAGCCTAAACTCTGCAGGCTGGTAAAAGGTGAAAATGGCTACGGCTTTCACTTAAATGCAATCCGGGGTCAGCCAGGCTCATTCGTCAAAGAG GTACAGAAGGGTGGTCCTGCCGACCTGGCGGGGCTGGAGGATGAAGACACTGTCATTGAAGTGAATGGGGCAAACATGCAGGATGAGCCCTATGAGAAGGTGGTGGACAGAATCCAGAGCAGCGGAAAGACTGTCACACTCTTAGTCTGTGGAAAGAAGACCTATGATTATTTCCAGGCTAAGAAAATCCCTATTGTTTCCTCCATGGCTGATCCACTGCCTGCATCCCCTGATTCCAAAGAGGGAGCCCCAGGAATGTCAGATTATGACTCCCATGTGACAAAGCCACGA GCCAATAGTACAGCCTCTCACTCTTCTTCCAGTTCTGAAGATACAGAGATGTGA